Below is a genomic region from Flammeovirgaceae bacterium SG7u.111.
TTTTTTTCCCAACCTCTTCATTATCCATCTTAAATTACTTTCCTTTAAGCATCAAGTAGGTTCATAGAGAGTTTCTATATCACTAACAAAACCACAAATTGAATGGCGAATATCCCAGCAATAGTTAGAAGCTTTGGCTCAACGTACTTATTAATCTTCTTGCTCTCAACCTTTGGGTTTGCCCAAAATATCTATATAGAAAAGAAATTTCAATTCTTGTCTTTTGAGAAAATACCAACTTGGGTTGGTGTAGCTGCTAACTGGGAAAAAGCCTCACCAAGCATTCACTTGTACGATGGCTCACGCTATAAAGGGCACGCAGAATATATCTCCAAAGGGCTACAAACAGGAATTTCCTTTCAGCAATTCAAAGACCAAGTAAGAAACCCTCAAACTCGGAAATACATGCCCTTTTTCCTCTTTGATCTCAGAGGAATGAACATCCAGCTTGGGGGAACGAACTACAACTGGGCACTCCGAATGGAAGATTACAGGTATCTTGACAACCCACAGCAAATGCAGGAAACTTGCCTGAGGTTGCTCAATACGGTCGCCCAATACATCAACCAACAAGCCGGGGGGCGTTCAAAGGGTATTCTCATTTTGCCTACCTACGAAAAGGCAACGCCAAACACTTCCATTGCCCCCGCTATTAATCAGCGTGGATACCCGAATTTGACCCTTGGGCAACTAGCGAGCAAAGCTGGTGGTAAAAAAATTGAGGTGCTCAATGCGGGAACGGCATTTGGATACCTCCGATATGTTTCTAAAAACAACACTGAGTTCCAGCCCTCTCCTCAAGATATTTTGATTTATGAAGAGCTTCCACAGCGTGTGCCACCCGTTGGGGGAATCATCACGTTACAACCACAAACTCCTCTTTCGCACATAAATTTACTCGCCAAAAACAGAGGTACTATCAACCTGTACGTTACGGACTTGAAATCACTTTTGCATGCCGACGAGCTTATCAATAAACTAGTGAAGATTGGATGTTCGGAGCGTAAGGTTTTCATTTCGGAAGCTAGCATGGAAGAGGCGAAGGCGTTTTGGGCAAAACGAGTAGTCAAAGTTGCCATTCCGCAACCCAAGCTGTCGGTGAGTTCTATTGTTGATTTGAACATGACCAATACTCAGCAGGGAATTCCTTTTGTAGGTGCGAAGGCAGCAAATTATGCCCTCATCCGCCAATCGCTCCCGGCATATGTTCGCCAAGGATACGCAATTCCGTTTACCCATTATTTTACCACTATCAAAAACTGCGGCGCAGATAAACTTATCCAAGCCCTAGCTAGCCAAAAACTTCAACGGAATGATAGAAATGCCTTTTTGAAAAAGATACGAGAAACCATTCTTGCTGCCTCCATCGATAAATCATTGCTATTGGAGGTAAATACCCTGATCTCGCAAAAGTTCAACAACGCTAAAATCAGGCTGAGAAGCTCGACCAATTGCGAAGACTTACCAGAGTTCAACGGTGCGGGACTTTACGAATCCAAAGGCTTTAAGAAAGCAGATGGGGATGAGGTATTGGAACGAAAAATCCTTCAAGTGTATGCCTCTTTGTGGAGTCCATTAGCTTATGAGGAAAGAGAATACTACTTTATTGACCACGCAAAAGTGGGGATGGCGATCTTGATTAACCAAGCATTTCCCGATGAATATGCCAATGGCGTTGCGCTTTCGATGGTAGAAAAGGAAAACATTTCTATCTATATAAATTCACAGTTTGGAGAAAATGCAGTAACCAATCCTGAGAATGGGCAAATTCCCGAATCTATTATTTTCCCAAATGGGTTGAAGGACAATTATAACGTCAGGACTCGTTCCAATATCCACGATGTCTTTGCACAACCTTTCTTAAAACATCACCTTTCTGTACTTAAAAAAGCTGCGTTGGAAATCCATTACCTCCTCACCCAAAGAGCTGAGAAAAGGGAAGACACTTCCTTTGGTATTGACATTGAGTTCAAGCTGATGGAAGAGGCAGGACAGCATAAACTTTATATAAAACAGGCACGATTGCTACAAGTCATATTACCAAGCCATTAAAAGATATTTTTACATTTTTTTTTCGATTACAAAACCACTACTCATGCTTAAAAAACACCTCCTATTTTTCGTAGCTATTCCCTTGTTGCTTTGGCAATGTGCTGAAAAGAAAGATGATACAATTAGCAAAGGAGAGTTAGCCTTGTTATCTTCCCTTGAAGAACTAGCAGGCTGGGACTGGAACCTGACTCCAGAAATAGATCCTGATAGCTTGGTTGAGGTAGCTAGCGAACAACTAACCAAGGTGTTGGCAACAAAAGTGTACGATGAAAATGATTCGATAGAAAACCTAAAAATCACGATCTCGCCTGACGGATTGGTAAGAGTGTTTACTTTCTCCTATTATTCTGGGGGGACACGGGGCGAAATCAATAATTCTGTAATTCAGTTTCAGCTTTCCAAGGGCAAATACCTTGTTGCTCCATCGGGTATTGAGGCTTCATTTCATCAAATACACAAGCTCCCTTCAGCCAATAAAACATTATATTTACTTATTGGAGAAGAGACTGGGGAAAGCAGGCTGTTAATTGGAGTTGCCAAAACCATTGAAATCACTCCTGATAATATCCATCTTGAGTATCCAGGCTTTGCAGGTAAGTACCCCACGCTAATGTATTTTGACTACCTTAACCCTGAAGCAGATTGCTTTGCCTGTATTGACTACAACCCTGATTCACATCAATTGGAGCTTGGTGTAATGGATGAAAATGATCATCTGAGAGGATGGGTAGGGAGAAAATTAATAGAAGAAGACAAAATAGCCTTTAGTCATTTAGTTTTTAAGGACGATCAATTTATTACCGAAAAGAAGAAATAAACAAACCTGTATTTGTAGAATATCAAAGCAAGAGCACGAAGTTATAAACTAATCAGGAGATCATTTCTTTTAAACTTAATTAGCAAAGCAATTAAATAGTAAAAACAACCATAACATATATTAGCAAATATAAATACCTGAAGAGTGATTGAAATCATATTTCGCCTTCACAAACAAAAAACATATGTTCTTATGACTGTATAACAGTTGTTTTAAGAGAATATCCAAATGAACAAAACTACTCCCAACCCTTCTATTTAGGTTCTATAATTAGAATTTAACTAAAAAAACTGTCCGAAATAAAGAATTCCAAGCCACCTATTCGTGAAAGAAACTGGGGATACTCCCAAAAATCGGGTATGCAAATACATATCATATAGTTAATATGATTAACTTCATAGTACAAGCAAGTTTCCCGCTCTATAATTGTAATGTTGGTGAACAGAAAGACTCATTCAAATACAATTAATAGGGTCAAATCTAAACAGCCAGCCCCAGTTCAATTTATCATACTCCAAACCAATCGTGAAACTAAAGTTAAACTATTACTATGGTTGCTGAATTAAAATTTAAAGAAGGAATATGGGCAACTTCTATTGAGCCCAAAGATTTTGTTTCCCTAAACATCACTCCTTATTACGGAGACCACCATTTTCTTTGCGGCCCTACCGACGCCACAAAAGCTTTGTGGGAAACTTGTAAGCAAGAACTCAAAAAAGAGCGTAGCAAAAAAGGCTTACACTCTGTAGACACCAGTACCATTTCTGCATCCAATGCATTTGCCGCTGGATATATCGACCAAGAAAAAGAAACAATTGTTGGCTTGCAAACAGATGCGTTGCTGAAGCGTGCCATGAAGCCTTTTGGAGGCTACAAGGTAGTGGAAAAAGCATTGTCTGAGCACGGCCTCAAACCTGCCGATAAAGTTGTAGAGGTTTTTAAATATGCTAAAACGCACAACGATGGCGTTTTTGATGCCTATACCGATGAAATAAGGAAATACCGTTCTCTTGGCTTTTTAACAGGCCTACCTGATAATTATGCACGTGGCCGTATTATTGGTGATTACCGTCGCTTAGCTCTATACGGCATCAACCGCTTGATTGAAGGAAAGAAAGAAGACCTTGCCAACATAAAAGGACCTATGACCGAAAGTGTGATCCGTTTGCGAGAAGAAGTTTCGGAGCAAATCAGAGCACTTGGCCAAATGATAGAAATGGGCAAAACCTATGGGCTAGACCTTTCCCGCCCTGCACAAAATGCCCAAGAGGCTATCCAATGGACATACATGGGCTATTTGGCTGCCGTGAAAGAGCAAGACGGTGCTGCCATGTCACTAGGAAGTGTTTCTTCATTTTTTGATGTTTACATCCAACATGACCTTGAAAACGGCATAATCACCGAAGAACAAGCGCAGGAGTATATCGACCATTTTGTAATGAAACTCCGCATGGTTCGCCATTTGCGCATGGAAGCTTACGATCAAATATTTGCCGGTGACCCAACTTGGGTTACAGAATCGCTTGGCGGCCAATTGATTGATGGGCGTACCAAAGTAACCAAAACGGCTTTCCGTTTCTTGAACACGCTTTACAACCTCGGTCCATCTCCTGAGCCAAACATTACCGTTCTTTGGTCACAAGATTTACCCGAAGGGTTCAAAAATTACTGTGCGAAGGTCTCTATCGAAACATCGTCTATTCAATACGAAAACGACGACCTGATGCGTAACAACCGCAACAGCGACGATTATGGTATCGCATGTTGTGTTTCCTTCCAAGAACTTGGCAAGCATATCCAATTCTTTGGTGCACGTACCAACCTTGCCAAAACGTTACTGTTGGCGATAAACAAAGGAAGGTGTGAAAATACAGGAACTGAAATTGTAGCAAGTATCCCTACGCTGAAAGATGGCTACCTTGATTACGATGAGGTAATGAAAAACTTTAGACATGCAATGAAGGACGTTGCTCGTGTTTACAACGAGGCGATGAACATTATCCATTACATGCATGATAAGTACTATTATGAGAAAGCGCAAATGGCGCTGATTGATACCAATCCTCGTATCAACATTGCTTATGGAATCGCAGGCCTTTCTATTGTTGCCGACTCACTATCGGCTATCAAACATGCGAAAGTGAAGCCGATAAGAAACGAAGATGGATTAACCGTTGATTTTGCCATAGAAGGTGAATTCCCGAAATATGGAAACGACGACGACCGAGTGGATTATATTGCCCGTGATATTGTAGCAGCCTTCAATGCTGAGCTGGCAAAATTACCAGTGTACAAAGGCGCTTCTCCTACTCTTTCGGTACTTACCATCACTTCAAACGTGACGTATGGTATGAAAACTGGGGCTACGCCAGACGGCAGGGCGAAAGGTGTTCCATTTGCACCGGGAGCTAACCCAATGCACGGACGAGACACTCACGGATTGATTGCATCGTTGAACTCGGTTTCTAAAATCGATTACAAAGATTCACAAGATGGAATCTCGAACACTCTGTCTGTTGTGCCTAAATCTCTTGGAGGAAGCGCTGAGGAAAGGATTGGCAATCTTGTATCTACGCTCGACGGATATTTCGGCCGCAATGCTCAGCACTTGAACGTGAACGTACTTGATCGTAAGTTGCTGGAAGATGCAATGGAACATCCAGAAGAGTATCCGCAACTCACCATTCGGGTTTCTGGATATGCGGTAAACTTTGTACGCCTAACCCGCGAGCAACAGCAGGAAGTACTCACCCGTTCGTTCCACGATTCACTTTAAGGCAACCTGCCTTCCTATGATAAAAAGCATGCTGTTCGATGAAAGTTGAACAGCATGTCTTATGTTTTTTTACTTTTGTTTGATGAACAAAAAGCTAAAAGTACATTCTATCGAATCTTTCGGGACTCATGACGGACCAGGCGTACGCATGGTAGTTTTTTTACAGGGCTGTAACATCAAGTGCCTATACTGCCAAAATGCTGATACCATACCGGGTAAAGGAGGGACAGAATACGATATAGATGATTTGGTAAAAAGAGCCGAGGGCATGAAAGGATATTTCGGCAAAAAAGGCGGAGTTACGGTTTCAGGAGGTGAGCCTCTGCTTCAGGCTGATGCATTAATCCCGTTCTTTCAAAAACTTAGCGAAAAAGGAATACATACAAACATCGATACCAACGGTACTATAGTCAACCCAGATTCGGAGAAGATCATCACCGAAATGGCTGACCTAGTCATGTTCGATATCAAACACGCTACGCCCGAAGGGTTCAAAACACTGGTTGGCAGAAACTTGTATAAGAAGTCCGAAAAACTGATTGAACTGAGGGAGAAAAGTCAAAAGCCTATTTGGTTTCGGTATGTATTAGTCCCAGGCTATACCGATAGCCACGAATACCTGCACATGATTGGCAAAAAATACAAAGACTACAAACAAATAGAACGCTTTCAGCTTCTGCCCTACCACAAGCTTGGCATCTACAAATGGGAAGCCTTGGGAGAGAAATATGAACTGAACGACACACCTGAAAATACGGAAGAACAGATTAAAGAAGCAGAAGGTATTTTAAAGAATTACTTTGAGAATGTAATCTAAAATGAGATAGGAAGTAACCAAATCGTATTCTTTCAAAAACACAACCAACTTTTTAAACTACTAAGAAGAATGAGCTTATACTCACCCAAAGAAATAATTCACGAAGCTAGCAAACTAGCTATTGACAAAGCAGGGTATTCGACCAGAAAAATTTTGGCACTTAGTTTTTTGGCAGGTGCTTACATCGCTTTTGGAGGGTTATTATCCATTTTGGTTGGCGGAGGAACTCCCGGAATTGCCGCAGAGAACCCAGGCATAGCCAAGTTTTTGTTCGGAGCAGCTTTCCCCGTAGGCCTTATGATGGTGGTAATGGCAGGCGCCGAGCTTTTTACGGGAAACAATGCCTATTTTATACCTAACGTATTAAATGGAAAACAAAAATGGTCAGCTCCCCTGCGAAACTGGAGCTTGGTATATCTTGGCAATTTTATAGGGTCGGTTTTCGTAGCGTACTTTCTCACACACCTAACCGACGTAGTAAGCCAAGAGCCATGGTCAAACACCGTACAAGCTATAGCCGAGGCAAAAACAAGCAACCCGTTCTACAAAACCTTCCTCAAAGGAATTGGGGCAAACTGGTTGGTATGCCTTGCCTTGTGGATGGGCATGTCAGCACAACATACCAGTGGAAAGATCATGGGACTTTGGTGGCCTGTCATGACCTTCGTGGCCATGGGTTTTGAACACTCCATAGCCAACATGTTCTTTATCCCGCTAGCCATGTTTGAAGGAGCAGATATCACTTGGACTACATTTGTAATCAAAAACCTAATTCCTGCAACTTTAGGAAATATAGTAGGCGGAGCTTTCTTTGTCGGCACACTCTATTGGTTTGCCTTTGGGGAGAAGAAGTAGGATTTTCCCCAATAAGTAAAGAAACTAAACATAAAAAGGATTCACGCCTCCTATTTCCTATTGGTAATTACCAAGACAAGATATTACTGACGTTACGCTCTCCTTCATGGTCAAACTTTTTGTTGTCACTTGGGCAGTTCACAACGCCCTCATTTTTACCCCAAAGGGTGGATGATCTTCCCTCATCAAGGTTGATTGCTTCTTCAAAACCCATTTTATACACAAAATCGCTCAAGTCATTGATGCTCATTCTCGTAGCATCAGCTGGATTACGACCATCTACTACTATAAATGAAATGCTGTCACTTTTGACAGCTACCAACGAGCGTAGATGGGTTGCGGTGAAAAACCTTCTTTCCCCCTACTTTAGTTAAATGCATAGCAAAACATGACTGCTGCCTTCCTATTTTGGAAAGGCAACTGTATTTTACGTACAAATTGACGATCGATCAAATTATTGAACACAACAACCATAGATGAAACAATGAAGAACATTTTCTTTTTAGGCTTAGTAATACTCTTACTAAACTCCTGCAAACAACAAGAATCACAAAATACCCAAGCACAAGAAACTGATACGTTTGATTACACACAGTACGTAAACCCACTAATAGGCACCAGTAAAATGGGGCACGTATTCCCCGGAGCAAGCGCTCCTTTTGGTATGGTGCAACTCAGCCCGCAGTCCAACTTTGAAGTGATGCATCAAGAAGATGGCAGTTACAACAAGAATACTTACGAATACTGCGCTGGCTATCAATACCGAGACACTACCATCATCGGCTTTTCCCACACCAACTTTAGTGGAACGGGGCACTCTGACCTAGGAGACTTTTTAGTAATGCCAACCACAGGCGACTTGGTGCTCGACCCGCTGGAAACAGAAGAAGGGGGAAAAGGCTTTTACTCGACCTTTTCCCACGAACAAGAAGCCGCATCTCCCGGCTATTACCAAGTAGCTTTGAAGAGTTACGGGATTAATGCGGAACTGACGGCAAGCGAGCGTGTGGGCTTTCACAAATACACTTTCCCAAAGTCTGAGGAGGCACATATTCTTTTGGACTTGGTCTATAATGTGTACCAACACGACAACAAGAACGTCTGGGCGTTTATTCGAGTGGAAAATGACTCTTTGGTCACAGGATACCGCCAAACCAAAGGCTGGGCACGCACCAAACTGGTGTATTTTGCCATGCAGTTTTCCAAGCCTTTCAAAAGCTACGGGCACAAGAAATACGACCAAGTCAAATACAACGGCTTTTACGGCCGCTTCAACGAATTTGAGAACTTTCCAGAGATGGCGGGGAAAAATATAAGAGCTTTTTTCAATTTCGATACGGAAGAAGGCGAAGCTATCGAGGTGAAATTTGCCCTATCGCCCGTGAGTGCCAAGGGAGCAATGAAAAACCTCGCTGCAGAAGTTCCGCATTGGGATTTTGACAAAACCCGTGAAGAAACGAGGGCAAAGTGGAACAAGGAACTCGCCAACATACAGGTAGAAACGATCACGGAAAAGGACAAAACGGTGTTCTATACCGCCATGTACCACGCTTCTTTGTCGCCAATTATCTACGAAGACGTGGATGGTCAATACAGAGGACTAGACCAAAACATCCATCAATCGGAAGGATTTACCAACTACACCATCTTTTCGCTGTGGGACACCTACCGTGCCTTGCACCCCTTGTTCAATATCACGCAGCCCGAGCGCAACAATGACATGATCAAAAGCATGCTCGTCCACCAAAGCCAAAGCGTCCATCATATGTTACCCATTTGGAGTCACTATGCCAATGAGAACTGGTGCATGATCGGCTACCATGCCACCTCGGTCATTGCCGATGCGATGGCAAAAGGCATAGGTGATTTCGACAAAAAAGAGGCGTTGGCAGCTTCGGTTGCTACGGCTAATGTCCGCTATTACGAAGGCATAGGCGAGTACATCGACCATCAGTTTGTGCCCGATGACAAAAGCCACTCTTCGGTTTCAAAGACCTTGGAATATGCTTATAACGACTGGTGCATAGCCCAAATGGCGATGCAAGTGGGGGACAAAGCTGCCGAAGAAACCTTTATGAAACGCTCCCAGTATTTCAATAATGTGTATGATCCGAGCATTGGGTACATGCGCCCCAAGCTTTCCGATGGTTCTTTCAGAAAAGAATTTGACCCGATGGATACGCATGGGCAAGGCTTCATAGAAGGAAATGCATGGAACTACGGTTTGTATGTCCCCCAAGACATTGACAAAATGGTGAGCATGATGGGTGGAAAAGAGCAATTCACCGCACACCTTGATTCCTTGTTCACCATGGAAATTGAGGACAAGTACATTGAGAAAAACGAGGACATCACCCGCGACGGAATCATAGGAAACTACGTGCATGGAAACGAGCCTGGCCACCATATCCCCTACCTCTACAACTGGACAGGGCATCCGAAAAAAACGCAAGAGCGTGTGCGGATGATTATGAGAAAGATGTATGGATCCACCATCAACGGCTTATGTGGAAATGATGATGCGGGGCAAATGAGCGCTTGGTATATCTTCAGTGCACTGGGCTTCTACCCAGTTACTCCTGGTTCCCCTTATTATGCATTGGGCAGCCCATTGTTGAAAGAAGCGACTATCCAATTGACAAATGGCAAGACCTTGACCATCAAAGCTACCAACCAAAGCGAAGAGAATGTCTATGTAAAAAGCGTGACAGTCAACGGAAAGAAGCTGGAAGGAACGATGCTCTCCCACCAAGACTTAATGAGCGGAGGGGAGATCATATTTGAGATGAGTGGGGAATAAACTTTAACTTGTTGCCTCCACCAGCGACGATGTCATTGCAAATGACATCGTCGCCTTGGCATGCCCCATTTAGGTGTAGTCAAAACTACGCCTTCATATCTTAAAACAGCAACCTCTGGTATCTAATCCCCCACATGGGGAATATATTCGGGCACTTAAGCGTTACGAACCTTCGCTTTGGGAGTCTATTCCGTCACATGTGGCATCCATTTCATCATGTTGGATACGTAATCTACCACTTCTGGAGCTTAATCAGCCACTTATGGGAGGCAATCGGCCGCCTCGGGAGGGCATTTGCCCTGTTTAGGTGTTTATTTGACTGGTTTAGGCACAACCATCGCCATGTTTGGCAAAATAATCCCCTACCCTTTTGTGAATTTACTCAATAAAGTTCGGAATACGAAAAGCAAAAATCTTACATTATGTTAAATAGAAGGCTATTTTTGGGCTTTTTACGGTTCCCTTGTAAGTATTTGGACCCACTTGAGGGAATTGGGTTCTTTCCCCTCCAATAAGGACAAACTCTTAACATACATTACTTTCACTATCCTAAGAATAAGTAGTATATTTTGTACTTCAAACAAACAACTTACAGACTAAATACCCCTATTTTCTGCTTTTCATTCAATTTCTTTTGATAAACCACTTATTATAAGATACTTACTGAGATTATAAAAAAGTAACGATTCTAATCTGAGTTGTTACATAAGTGAGATTTGGGGATATTTTACACTGCATACAAGGAGGGGCTTTGCGTTATAAAGGCAAAAATTTTTACCTTTAATTTATATGTTATGAAAGAATATTTTGACAAAAAGAAAGTCAATAGTATCGGAACATACATTGACCAGGTGCTTGGCACCCCAAGTGAGCTAGCCTTGGCAACTTCGGCGGGCTATCCTAAAAAAGAATTTGACAATGCAGCGAAGCTCTACAAAGAGATTATGGAACTTAGGCAAGTCAGCAAGGTAGCCCTTGGCAGGCGCTTTAGCGCCACCGATGCCTTTAACTATTCGGTAGAGCAACTGAAGGAGCATTATGGCCCTGTAAAGGAAATCGCCTATATCTTGTTTGAAGATGACAGGGAAGCCTACTACAACCTAGACCTCAGCGGACCAAGGGACGACTCTTTTGACGGGATGAAAACCCAAGTGCGCATTCTCTACGAAGGAATTTTGGGCAATGCCAACTACCTCGCCGACTTGAATAAGAAAGGTATCAGCCAAGAGCACTTGCAAGCGGGGCTAAAGCTCCATGCCGATATGCTCGAACTCAAGCGCATCCAGCTCTTCGTCGAACACGAGAGAAAGGAAGCAGTGCAGACACTCCTAGTAAAGGTGAACGAATTAGAGAAATGGCACTCCAAAGCCAAGCGGATCATCCGCGCCTACAGCAAGGTAAAACCTATCTAGGGATAAATCTCCGTATTGACTTATTTCCAAAAGGGCTGCTCTGGCAGTCCTTTTTTTGTTTGTTCTTCTCCCGAGGTTTGTGGTGCACCTTGGGTATATCACACCTTTTTAGAAAAACCTCGGAAAAGTTTCAGTTTTGTAGTTATGGGTATAAAAAAATAATCAACGCCGTAGGTGTTGCAGAAACAAACATTTTACTCAAATTATGCATTAAAGTTTAGTTTAGGCTAAAGCCAATATCTTTTTTCCTTTCAAACGGGGCTTAAAAACCCCGTCTATTGATTTTTTTTCAGAAACATCCTTACCGCAAACCGTGATATAGTCTATTGTATACAGGCTTTTCCATCTACCCCAAATCCGTCGTTCCCATGAAAGTGGGAATCTCTCTCCGACTATTCTGCAAAGCCCCAAGGTGCTCGATCCGAAATGCTTGCTGGTGCATCGGAGGGAGATCCCGGGTCTATGCCCGGGATGACTCAACTACTGCTGACTCCAGTGGTACTACCTTCATTTGAACGCCCCAACGTATTCGAGATACCTCCACAAACCAGTGTCATTCCCGGTCCGATCGGGAATCTCCCTCCTATCATTCCACAAACCAACCCATTACAAAAAAGCAAAGCTCCACAATGCCTGTTGATGCGTGGGTAGGAGATCCTGCGTCGAAGCGCAGGATGACGGAAAGTAAGAGTCATTCCGGCCCTGAGCCGGAATCTCCCTCTTACTATTCAACAGGCCTACCCATTTCAAAAGAGCAAAGCTCTACAATGCCACCCAAAATACCAGCTCTTTGCACAATAGGTCGGAGATCCCGCATCTGCGTGCGGGAAGACGAAGTGGGTGAGATGGGTGTTTTTCTTTTTTTATTCCTTCAAACTTGCCCAAATCCATCGTCCCCCCCGCCTGAAAACACAAAGCGGTTGCCACAAACATGGCAACCGCTTTTTAATGAATTGAGTGATAGCATATTTCTATTTCCCATCTACCAATTTCATCACATACGAATAGGTGTATTTCTTGTCTTCTAATCGGTATTGGCGGTGTGGGTACATGCCCCAACTATTGTCGCCACCAAGCCCTCTTTGCATCAGATCAACATGTACCGAAACAAAGTTCCTTGGTTTCACATCGGTTGGGTGCTGTTGCTTTTTGGTCAAGCCCGGGTCGAAGTCTTCTGCGAGATAGTTCAAGGTGCTGAAGCTGATCGGCTGCACACCTGTGATCTGCAAGCCTGCTCCTTGCCCGTTGGTGAGCGTGAACCAACGCGTATCGGTTTTGTAGCCGTTTTCCTGTGGGCGCATGTAGCTCTCGGTAAACTGCTCCGCTACGGTGCTTTCATACAACCCTACAAATGCCGAATGCTTTCTGTCTTGGTAGTTTTCCCAAGGGCCTCTGCCGTAATAGGCCAATTGATCGTAGTTGCCAGGCATGAGCAAACGCATCCCAAAGCGAGGCAGTTCGGGCAAGTCTCTACCGGTCATATCCAAGGTAGCGGTCACTTTGATCGATCCATCGTTTTGGATAAAATAGGTGATGGTGTACGGAGTGGCGATGTTTGCCAATTCAAAATTAGCTGTAATGGCTACGCCCTCGGCAGACTTCTCTCCTACTTCCAAGCTTTTCAATTGCTTGTTGGAATGAGCCGCTCTCCAAATCCCCAACCGCTCAGGCATATGATTGCCAAAATCGTTGTCGGTTGGGGCACGCCAGAAGTAAGGCTCTGGGTATTGCATCATCATCCATTTTCCATTCAGTCGGTAATCCACCAATCTTCCTGATCTTTTATCGAACTTTCCTGTGATTCCGCCTGCCTTAAAGCTGATGTCGTTTTCCGAGTCTTCCACGGTCAATGCTCCTTCGGTCGCTTTCGCAGCAAAGTACTTGCTCTCTCCCAACTGGAATTCTTCCCTTGCTATTTCATGCCCTTTTGGAAGCATAGGAGCTTCATTTTTGGTATAGGCATACACGTGCAAGAAATATTCTTCTCCCTCTTTTGCT
It encodes:
- a CDS encoding PEP/pyruvate-binding domain-containing protein: MANIPAIVRSFGSTYLLIFLLSTFGFAQNIYIEKKFQFLSFEKIPTWVGVAANWEKASPSIHLYDGSRYKGHAEYISKGLQTGISFQQFKDQVRNPQTRKYMPFFLFDLRGMNIQLGGTNYNWALRMEDYRYLDNPQQMQETCLRLLNTVAQYINQQAGGRSKGILILPTYEKATPNTSIAPAINQRGYPNLTLGQLASKAGGKKIEVLNAGTAFGYLRYVSKNNTEFQPSPQDILIYEELPQRVPPVGGIITLQPQTPLSHINLLAKNRGTINLYVTDLKSLLHADELINKLVKIGCSERKVFISEASMEEAKAFWAKRVVKVAIPQPKLSVSSIVDLNMTNTQQGIPFVGAKAANYALIRQSLPAYVRQGYAIPFTHYFTTIKNCGADKLIQALASQKLQRNDRNAFLKKIRETILAASIDKSLLLEVNTLISQKFNNAKIRLRSSTNCEDLPEFNGAGLYESKGFKKADGDEVLERKILQVYASLWSPLAYEEREYYFIDHAKVGMAILINQAFPDEYANGVALSMVEKENISIYINSQFGENAVTNPENGQIPESIIFPNGLKDNYNVRTRSNIHDVFAQPFLKHHLSVLKKAALEIHYLLTQRAEKREDTSFGIDIEFKLMEEAGQHKLYIKQARLLQVILPSH
- the pflA gene encoding pyruvate formate-lyase-activating protein; the protein is MNKKLKVHSIESFGTHDGPGVRMVVFLQGCNIKCLYCQNADTIPGKGGTEYDIDDLVKRAEGMKGYFGKKGGVTVSGGEPLLQADALIPFFQKLSEKGIHTNIDTNGTIVNPDSEKIITEMADLVMFDIKHATPEGFKTLVGRNLYKKSEKLIELREKSQKPIWFRYVLVPGYTDSHEYLHMIGKKYKDYKQIERFQLLPYHKLGIYKWEALGEKYELNDTPENTEEQIKEAEGILKNYFENVI
- a CDS encoding formate/nitrite transporter family protein; the protein is MSLYSPKEIIHEASKLAIDKAGYSTRKILALSFLAGAYIAFGGLLSILVGGGTPGIAAENPGIAKFLFGAAFPVGLMMVVMAGAELFTGNNAYFIPNVLNGKQKWSAPLRNWSLVYLGNFIGSVFVAYFLTHLTDVVSQEPWSNTVQAIAEAKTSNPFYKTFLKGIGANWLVCLALWMGMSAQHTSGKIMGLWWPVMTFVAMGFEHSIANMFFIPLAMFEGADITWTTFVIKNLIPATLGNIVGGAFFVGTLYWFAFGEKK
- the pflB gene encoding formate C-acetyltransferase, with amino-acid sequence MVAELKFKEGIWATSIEPKDFVSLNITPYYGDHHFLCGPTDATKALWETCKQELKKERSKKGLHSVDTSTISASNAFAAGYIDQEKETIVGLQTDALLKRAMKPFGGYKVVEKALSEHGLKPADKVVEVFKYAKTHNDGVFDAYTDEIRKYRSLGFLTGLPDNYARGRIIGDYRRLALYGINRLIEGKKEDLANIKGPMTESVIRLREEVSEQIRALGQMIEMGKTYGLDLSRPAQNAQEAIQWTYMGYLAAVKEQDGAAMSLGSVSSFFDVYIQHDLENGIITEEQAQEYIDHFVMKLRMVRHLRMEAYDQIFAGDPTWVTESLGGQLIDGRTKVTKTAFRFLNTLYNLGPSPEPNITVLWSQDLPEGFKNYCAKVSIETSSIQYENDDLMRNNRNSDDYGIACCVSFQELGKHIQFFGARTNLAKTLLLAINKGRCENTGTEIVASIPTLKDGYLDYDEVMKNFRHAMKDVARVYNEAMNIIHYMHDKYYYEKAQMALIDTNPRINIAYGIAGLSIVADSLSAIKHAKVKPIRNEDGLTVDFAIEGEFPKYGNDDDRVDYIARDIVAAFNAELAKLPVYKGASPTLSVLTITSNVTYGMKTGATPDGRAKGVPFAPGANPMHGRDTHGLIASLNSVSKIDYKDSQDGISNTLSVVPKSLGGSAEERIGNLVSTLDGYFGRNAQHLNVNVLDRKLLEDAMEHPEEYPQLTIRVSGYAVNFVRLTREQQQEVLTRSFHDSL